TTGAGATACGACTGGAAGATCCCCGAGACACCATCTGCGTTTGCGGGGACACATTCGACGCAGATCGCGCAATGATTTGCAAGAGAGGCGGGTTTGTAATCCAACGCCACAACGAGCTGAGGGATTTGGAGGCGGAATTGCCGAGTCTGGTGTGTAAAGATGTGCAAATGGAGCCTGTTCTACAGGACATCACGAAAGAGCTTAACAGGGGAGCTAACACCGCTCGAGACGCACGACTGGACATTGTAGCAAGAGATTTCTGGGAGAGGCAGAGGCAGGCATTTTTTGATGTACGAGTTTGCCATGCTAATGCTGAATCCTATAGAGACATGAACATTGACCAGATATTTAGGCAACATGAAACAGAAAAGAAGCTTCAGTACGCTACTAGAGTGTTAGAAGTAGAGCAGGCCACTTTCACAACATTTGTGTTTGGCTCGACAGGGGGAATGGCAAGCGAATGCAAACAGTTTCACTCCAGGCTAGGGGAGCTAATTGCCGAGAAGAAGGGAAAATTATACTCAACAACTGTGTCCTGGATCCGTGCAAAAGTTTCGTTAGCCTTTTTAAGATCTGCCCTTCTGTGTCTACGTGGTTCAAGGAGCCCAAGGCAAGCACATGTAAATATATATGACAATGACTTTGAAATTCAGAAACAGagagcaaatattttttaaatgtatttttgtagttttttttaatcacgATTTTTAATAGTATAGCtcaattttgtaaataatcaAATTCAAATGAATCAAGAAAAtcatttataaaagaaatatttagtTATTCTAAAATTGTAAAGTGAGTTAGtaagttataataataataataataataataataataataataataataataataataataataataataataataataataataataataataataataataatgtaatCGAGTGCTTCCAAGGGATTTGTGATTGCACAAAAATTTGCAGCAAGCAAAGTTCAAATAAGGATATTACCAAACTCCTTCAAAAACTCATGGGTCTCTCTCAGGGCAGCATTCAGCCAATCATGAAGTTTGAATAGGTCTCAGTAGTGAAACTCCTAGGATTCCTTACTCTGTTCTAGGGGCTTAATAGAATAAGTTCTATGTATTTGTTGCAATATTTTTACATGCTGGTTCTAAAAATTTCTGATGCTGTTTTGACATTAGGAAACATCCAAAGATCTCTACGATCTTCAACCATTGCATTGATGACCTcacaaataaaattaaaagaactttttctatgatgtaaGCCACATTCTCTGGGAAAACTGGATGCAAAATGATGTGGCCAAGGCTAATGTGCTAGTTTCAACTGGAAACATGCTttttggcataaaaatttGCCAATGGAATCTGAGAAGCACTGTCAGATTGGTCAAGCTCTATGGCATAGAGATGTTCTGTGCCTCTTACAGGTATGAACACAGTAATAGGgaataacaaacataacataaaaaaatcgtAATACCTACCTTGGCTTCTCCAAAAATGATGTACATGTCAGATGCAGGATTCTTATACACATCTGGTTTGTTGATAATGAAGAGAATGTTCTTTGATTTTCTTATCGTTACTCTATTGACCCCCGTAACACTTTTCAATGACAGCTTTTGCATTGCTTTCCTGGCTTTCTTTTCGCCTCTACTCTGTTTGGCTTTGCTAACAGGTTCTTCGTTCAGGCCAGCAGCAGCAGCTACATCACTTGTTTGTAGTGTACCATCTCCTTCCTCCAGCTCAGGGACTTCATCATCGCTATCACTTTCTGTGCCAGAGGCCAAAGCTACAGATACACGGGATAACTATCATTATAGACAATTCCAGAAGCTAGAATATTACAAATACACAgggaaaaatacaaataaactaaaaatatGTTAATGCAGTTTCATACTGGCTACGCCTGAGACTACAAAATAGGtcaaaattattatttactgTCAAATTACTTGCATAATGTCAAGCCTGACACTATCACTGTTGATCCCAGAATACAATCAAGCCGAGTGCACATCTATAATGTTTAACAACACGTGAGCCAACAACATGCTCTATCGTCATGCTCGTCCCGCGTTTATCAGAGGGGGATAAAATAATTGTTGTTCTATTAGATGTTTTCCGAATCCTATACAAAAAGGTTGTAAATTCACGTGTTAAAAGTACAAGTCTCGACATCGTGTAGTTTCATTTTACGTAAAACTCAGGCACGGTTTGACAGTTGATCAACCTAATACTGCCGTCTGTATCGGAATAAGACAACATTGCTATATCTTATTGAGGTAAGAAAAGGGAAAACAAGTTGCTGAGTAGTATTCGGTAAAATAAAGAGAAACAGCACTGATTTCCTTGCCTTCTTCCTCCGTTGCAGGAGGGTTTTCCACTGCTGGTGTCATCTACAAAAATAAATGCTAGTTTAGTAAAATCTTAAAATACGAAGGCTTCACAGCACATTTCTATGAATTAATCTATAAAGCGTGAGAAAAGAATGTGAACAATGATAAAATAACAGAGGATGGAAGCAGATTTTGACAAGAGTACCTCGAATCCTGTAGCGTTTCTTTACCGGGCTTGATAGAAGAGATCATACTGAGTAACGCGAGGGCTCATGGGAAGCATGATCTCACCACAGCTACCCCGTAATCACCCAAACCAACAATTATGTCATAGGGCGCGGCGCGGTTATCTTTCAACCACTCAGCGATGCGCGCGTGGAACCGAGGTCAGGCGTGAAATGGTAAACAAGCTGGCAGAAATGTTTGTAGTGGCTTtcatttttcgttttttttttatcttggaTATTCCTTGCAGATTCAAATTTTGTATGAAGTCGCTTAGATTAGCCCCTAGATGTCGTCGAGACAGCAtaagagggacactttggtattacccgcgcgccatgtcgattccgaatccggctattttagtaaccaccaccccaccactgcgcgtgaggatttgctccctTTATTTTctcctactcccccgcgggttgcatgttgttgttttgccaactcgaaaggaatgaaaagagatcatgtaaaataactcggaagaagaaaacaagtctaacttaagttaccaagattggcaaatatgctcacagaaagctaaatccctgaatagtttaactgttttgtttgtctgagcggcgaagtcaagtgagaaagaaaaaaacgacGAGCGATAtgaaaatggctgtgatactgcgtttgattcaaatcctgACCCAGcactccagcttgtataataacaacataataatataacataaaataataacaacatcaaagaagtacagtagtatattcctctttattttctcacttttacaaaagctcagatacttcagcttgctggccacaaaaatgcattccctcgctacaaggatagttttatgaaatgtatttttcttggattccttctaaACTcaccttccctgctagcagaggcctcttttctctgtatttcgctgggctggagttcgcgaggaaaagatacctctgccatgggtagcacgttcgtttgatcaaaccgccgtccacgatcgtggacgagatccagagcgcatgctccgttcattaattactggccactattttgAGCctacaatgactagcgcatgcatgaaacgtatatccgctgccggataataagcccgcattcgaaacggcgtcctccgtagaaatatcacgcgacgaattataaaaagaagccattcaatgccttatcttaattcagaattttctctcttttgacaaacgagttaatcttccgtttacaggttttgcatattcttctgggaatagctgatctaagtttaccaaaaagttttgtaacattttcttcgaatccaactgtgcgatatttacattggaaactcgcctgcccagatgtcttgaaattaatcccacaaacaagacaaaactcgtctttgctgcgtttgttgctcaatctttttagtgacgttttaggtgattgaaattgaacagttggttttttttttcgaagaggagaactaaccggagtttgattcatgatttccgactaaacccatgcaaagcatattgacagctttcgcgcgatggtacgggttttggcacgtcggtcgcttattaacgctcacgcatgcgcaacagaaacagtctcgacccatggcagaggtatcttttcctcgcgaactccagcccagcgaaatacagagaaaagaggcctctgctagcagggaagatgGCGAGCATCCCGGAGCCTAAATTTGAGGAATGGCAGCCACAGTTTGCCCGTAAAGAATTTCGTGCTGGCCGATGGCCGAAAATAAGCTGTTCCCGCGTAGGTATGCTGTACGTGAAGGCTGGCGCAATCGCCATACCGTCGCATTATGCTGAAGACTTTGAGAAATTCTGCAAGATGAACTCAGGTCCATGTCCATTGCTCTACCGCAGTCGTGTGGGAGAAGTGACTGCAGGACCACTCGCCGTCGACTCGGACGTCAGGTAAATACGGAAAATGCCCTATCATTCTTGCTATAATTTGTTTAGATCTCGAATCAACGGTGTCCGTTGAGAGTAAGAGTTTGAATAAGCCCTATACCAGCCGTCGCTAGGCACGAGCTGGAAATCCAGCCTAGGGTttattgtgttgtgttacaGTTTTTCATCTCAAACCTCATCTCACAACTCAAACCtcaagtttgtttttaaacaaactaaaacaaatttaaaatgAAATTGAAGTATACATTGTATTTGGAACGGTACATGACATGTTTACTTCTCTTTCACGGTATATGTGAGCGACAGAAAGGGGCGACTGACATAGAAAGGTGCAGATGCACGGAACACGTTTTCTCGCAAATAATCGGGGATTATGCAAGCCTGTTTACAGGTAAAGTATAATCTAGATTATACGAGAAATAAGAGACAAGATTTAACAATGCAATGTCCTTTTTTACCTGTAAACAGGCTTGCATAATCCCCGATTATACTTCAAATATTCGACTCAATCTAACAATGCATGTTCAAAGCcaacttatttatttatgaacCACTAGACAGTATAGCTCTTCCAGCGGTTGGATTAAAGCTTGGCCTGTAGTAGAATGTAATAAAAGTGTGTTACTGTGACCAGTCTGCGAATTGAAAGATTTCTGGGTTGAGAATCCCTGCTTGCTGGCCTCAGCACATGTAGCCCAAGCTCACTATTTGTGTCGAATTACGGCTACATTTCCACGTACGTATATGGAGCACATCTCGAGCCCACCCCACACCTGAAGAGATGATGCTCTTTCCTTTCTTGCCCCAATAagtgttgtgatatggcatttacaataaaaaacaagattatatatttttaaaattatatcaaaagtaggcagtaaaatctttgtcatacatgtcacacaaacaagttgcagatctcaggtatcccagtcaaacctgcgcgcagggtctagtttaATTAAAAGGCGAAAAATTGTACGTTCAAATGTAGCCATAATTCGACACAAATagtgagcttgggctacctgtggcctCAGTGGCCCCTGCACAACGTACTGAATGTGCCTTAAAGATACTGGTGTCAATGCCTGAAAGTTGCATGAGTTCCTTCAACCATCTGGCTAAAGAAGCAGAGGACACAGGTTTGTGTGAATTTATAAACGACAGGAAAAGCTTGTTTGGTTCAGAGGGGCCTGTTGGGCGCCATTCTTTTTCTCTAGCTTCATATAGCCTTGGGCATTCAAAAACAGAAAGGTTTATTTCATCTGGAAAATCTGCATGAAAACATGACTCCTGCCctgttttgacattttttttagttctgcGAGCTTAAAAGACCAATGATCGTTCTGTTCGGGTTAGGTTGCAATGTATTGGACCATTTTTACCACATTCCATCCCACAGTGTAGCGAGGTTTTTGGAAAATTCCTTTCAACATTTGACAAACTAAAGGGTGTGAGCCCACCTTGTACCCGTCAATTGGGAGAAGGACGGCTGAGAGGGCTGAACGATATACGTTAATAGATCTATATTCCCTCCCCTCATCAACTGGGTTGATAAGAAATAGAGTATCTTGGTCATAGATGGTGAAAAGGGGATTTGCAGTGATGACCCTTTAATCACACCAGCTACACCATTTAGACCATGCAGAGGCATAGACATCACTGGTGTTTTTACGCCATGCTGCAAGGAGGAGTTCTCTAAATAGAAATGCCTGCCTCCTGGAAACCTCTGTTATTAGAAGCCACCCAGCTAGTTGAAGGTGTTCTAGTGGGTGAGGTTTGTGGTCCTGAGTCAGTAAATCTATCCTGAGAGGAAGTAGTTGAGGGTAATCTATGCACAAGTCTAGTAGGAGGGGATGCCAGGGCTGTGCTGGCCACACTTGGGGATACAAGTACTAGATGGCTGACCTGTTGTCTCCGCATTTGCTGTAGGCACCTGCCGATCAGGGCGAATGAGTAATGGCATAAGCGCTGAACCCGCTCCAGTCCAGGCTGAATGCATCAGTGAATGTCGCCAGAGGGTCTGGTCTCCAGCTCACAAACTGGTTGAATTGATATGTCAGTCGGGAGGCAAACAGGTCTGTTTCTAGGGGTCCCCACATCTGAAACAAGAGGTTGAAGAGTGTTGGGTTCAGCTTCCAATTGCTCGAATCCAGAAACACCCTGGATTCGTGATCTGCTTCTGTGTTCAGAATGCCTGGAATAATGTGCTGGGCCCTTactagtccagtcaatctacgTCAA
The sequence above is a segment of the Nematostella vectensis chromosome 2, jaNemVect1.1, whole genome shotgun sequence genome. Coding sequences within it:
- the LOC5517940 gene encoding nascent polypeptide-associated complex subunit alpha; protein product: MTPAVENPPATEEEALASGTESDSDDEVPELEEGDGTLQTSDVAAAAGLNEEPVSKAKQSRGEKKARKAMQKLSLKSVTGVNRVTIRKSKNILFIINKPDVYKNPASDMYIIFGEAKIEDLSQQAQVQAAEKFKAPNPAPTIPEAKPAVEQEEEEEEAIDETGVESKDIELVMQQANVSRNKAIMALKKNENDIVNAIMELTM